A single Watersipora subatra chromosome 7, tzWatSuba1.1, whole genome shotgun sequence DNA region contains:
- the LOC137401079 gene encoding uncharacterized protein: MEMNYGNVMEMEMNYGNVMEYELRQMMEYVVTKQDKSFTAPLNAESLAKKSRHFIGKIPSMIVGSKMLCEHGLDINRRKKQQHEARCKCVTYCDKCVTYRDKKRLILIIHQ, encoded by the exons atggaaatgaattatggaaatgttatggaaatggaaatgaattatggaaatgttatggaataTGAGCTGAGACAGATGATGGAGTATGTGGTCACAAAGCAAGACAAGAGCTTTACTGCTCCACTGAATGCCG AAAGTCTTGCAAAGAAGTCCAGGCATTTCATCGGAAAAATCCCGAGTATGATTGTTGGTTCGAAGATGCTATGCGAACATGGCCTGGATATCAACAGAAGGAAGAAGCAGCAACACGAGGCAAGGTGCAAGTGCGTGACATATTGTGACAAGTGCGTGACATATCGTGACAA AAAGAGACTGATTCTGATTATTCATCAGTGA